A window of the Sabethes cyaneus chromosome 1, idSabCyanKW18_F2, whole genome shotgun sequence genome harbors these coding sequences:
- the LOC128732961 gene encoding protein fork head, producing MQKLYPETSINSTSMAGGNMSPMTSTYSMNSMGMTVGGMSSVSPQGGTFGASVLGNPGMGGMGAAMNSMPGNCLASTPIGYSSMGSPIPNMGSCMGGNSMSTMSAMGGYSSVAGSREVLGDPGSPNSAALQRVRTEKPAAIYRRNYTAAKPPYSYISLITMAINNSQNRMLTLAEIYQFIMDLFPFYRQNQQRWQNSIRHSLSFNDCFVKVPRTPDKPGKGSFWTLHPDSGNMFENGCYLRRQKRFKDEKKEVLRSMHKSPSHSLGATSPDKKDSHDDHHHHHREPKISSDTHGMLNAAHGKEVDALAMLHATTDLACLAQQSHPQHGSHHQQLQQEELTAMVNRCHPSLLGDYHSMHLKQEPSGYTPSSHPFSITRLLPAESKADIKMYDMSQYAGYNGLSPLQNSHAAAAALGQDSYYHQSLGYHHSSAGTTSL from the coding sequence ATGCAAAAACTTTACCCGGAAACGTCCATCAACAGTACGAGTATGGCCGGCGGAAATATGAGTCCTATGACGTCGACGTACAGTATGAACAGCATGGGAATGACCGTCGGCGGAATGTCATCGGTTTCTCCGCAAGGTGGTACCTTCGGAGCGTCAGTGCTTGGCAATCCCGGAATGGGAGGAATGGGAGCCGCTATGAATTCTATGCCCGGCAATTGCCTAGCTTCGACTCCGATCGGTTACAGTTCAATGGGATCGCCGATTCCAAATATGGGCTCTTGCATGGGCGGTAATAGCATGAGTACAATGTCTGCTATGGGTGGTTATTCAAGCGTCGCTGGCAGTCGAGAAGTACTTGGAGACCCGGGTTCTCCCAATTCGGCAGCTTTACAACGGGTACGGACAGAAAAACCGGCAGCCATCTACCGAAGGAATTACACCGCCGCTAAACCCCCGTACTCGTACATCTCTCTGATCACGATGGCCATCAACAATAGCCAGAATCGCATGTTAACTCTAGCCGAAATCTATCAGTTCATCATGGATCTGTTTCCGTTCTATAGACAGAATCAACAGCGATGGCAAAATTCGATCCGACACTCGCTTAGTTTCAACGATTGTTTCGTCAAAGTGCCCCGTACTCCGGACAAACCCGGCAAAGGTTCCTTCTGGACGCTGCATCCCGACTCGGGTAACATGTTCGAGAATGGCTGTTACCTTCGGCGACAGAAACGATTCAAGGACGAGAAGAAAGAAGTTCTTCGCTCGATGCACAAAAGTCCCTCGCACAGTCTGGGAGCAACCAGCCCTGACAAAAAGGACTCTCACGATgatcatcaccatcaccatcgGGAGCCGAAAATATCGTCCGATACGCACGGAATGTTGAATGCCGCTCATGGCAAAGAGGTTGACGCCTTGGCCATGCTTCACGCCACCACTGATTTAGCCTGTCTGGCTCAGCAATCTCACCCGCAGCATGGTTCCCATCATCAGCAGCTCCAGCAAGAGGAATTGACCGCCATGGTTAACCGGTGCCATCCGTCGCTGCTTGGCGACTATCATTCGATGCATCTGAAGCAGGAACCCTCCGGCTATACGCCCTCTAGTCATCCGTTCTCCATAACCCGATTGCTGCCAGCCGAGTCGAAAGCGGACATCAAAATGTACGACATGAGCCAATACGCCGGTTACAATGGACTTAGTCCACTGCAAAATTCGCACGCGGCCGCGGCAGCGCTCGGACAGGATTCCTACTATCACCAGAGTCTCGGTTACCACCATTCATCCGCTGGAACTACCAGCTTGTGA